The genomic region GTGGACAGGAGATCGGCGGTTTTGCGGTGGGTGGTCGCCCCGGGCGGGAGGCCGCGGGCGGCTGGGACTTCAGCCGCGACCACGGCGAACGGGACGACGACCGGGAGTACGAGTACCGCTCGGCCGGCTACCGGTCCTGACCGGCGACACGCGACAGTCATCTGAGCCCCCTGCCCCGACCCGGTGAACCGGGTGGGGCAGGGGGCTCAGTGTTGTGCGGCTTTCCGGGCGCCGAGGGTCACCGTGGACGGTGGACGAAGGGTCGCGTGATGCCCGGGTGCGGACCATGACCGCGGCAGGCCGTCCTGGACGGGGTCAGCGGCACCCGGGCAGCGACGAACGCCCGGTGGCGGCCGAAGCCGCACCGGGCGTGTCGACGGCGTCGGTCAGGCCGGCGCGACCGCGCGGGAGCGACGCATGGTCAGCACGTACTCGACGAGCGAGATCAGCACGTGCTTGGTCGACTCCCGGTTCCGGGCGTCGCAGGCCACCACCGGCACGTCGCTCGAGATCGCCAGCGCGTCCCGGACGTCCTGCGGGTCGTGGTACTGCATCCCGTCGAAGCAGTTGATGGCCACCAGGTACGGCAGCCGCCGATGCTCGAAGAAGTCGATCGCCGCGAAGCAGTCGGCCAGCCGGCGGGTGTCCACCAGAACGACCGCGCCGATGGCGCCCCGCACCAGCTCGTCCCACATGAACCAGAACCGGGTCTGACCCGGCGTACCGAACAGGTACAGGATCAGGTCACGGTCGATCGTGATACGACCGAAGTCCATGGCCACCGTGGTCGTCGCCTTGCCCGGCACCTGCCGGGTATCGTCGACGCCCACGCCGGCGGAGGTCATGATGGCCTCGGTGGTCAGCGGCGTGATCTCCGAGACCGAGCCGACCAGCGTCGTCTTGCCGACGCCGAATCCACCCGCGATAACGATCTTCGCCGACGTCACGCGCCCGCTCGGGTTCGGCGGGCGGTGCGACATGTCAGAGCCTGCGAAGTCCACTCAGCACCCTCTCCAGCAGTTCAGTGCCCACCGCGTCGTTCGAGTCGTCCAGGATGGTCGGCTCGTGGACCGCGACCAGGCCGTCCGTCGCCATGTCGGCGATGAGCACCCGGGCCACACCTAGCGGGAGCTGCATCCGCGCCGCGATCTCGGCAAGCGACTGCACGCGTCCGTCACACAGCGCGGCGATGTACTGGTGCTCGCGGCCCTGGCCGCCGTTGCCATTGGCAGCGGCCCGGCCGCGCACCGTCGTCTCGACGAGCGCCTCCAGCGCGATGTCGAGTCGGGGGCGGGTACGACCACGGGTCACGGCGTATGGACGGACCAACGCTCCCGTCGGTTCGTCACGATCGGCCATGCCGCTCACCTCCTTCGTACCCGGCACCGGCTCCACGTGGTGGAGCCCATCGTGTCGTCGTTGCTGCCCCGTTGACCGTGGTCAGCAGGGTGTCAACCCAGCATTCCCGCGGCTGCGCGCGGCTGCGGGGTCAACGCGTCGCCCACCCGGTCCACGAGCAGCGCCATCTCGTAGCCGACCTGCCCGACGTCGGAGCTGCGGGCGGCCAGCACCGCGAACGACGAGCCGTCCGAGATGGACATCAGGAACAGGAAGCCATTGTCCATCTCCACGACCGTCTGCAACACCGCGCCTCCCTCGAAGCAGCGGGCCGCGCCCTGGGTCAGGCTGACCAGGCCGGACGCGATCGCTGCCAACTGGTCGGCCCGGTCACGCGGGAGGTCCCGTGACGACGCGAGCAGCAGGCCGTCCGCCGAGACGGCAACCGCGTGCGCGACACCGGGCACCCGGTCGGCGAAGTTGGCGAGCAGCCAACCGAGATCCTGCGTAGTAGTCATCCTTCTTGCTCCTTCTGCCCGCTCCCGGCCACCGGGCCTGAGTCAGACTGCGAGGATTGCTTCCCTCCCGGAGTCGCCTCCGGGCTGGTCGGGTTGCTCTCCGAGGGGTTGGTACGCCCCCGTTGCACGCCCCGATGGTAGGCCGAGAGCAGGCCACGGACGCCCTCCGGCGTACGCCGCTGGACGGACGCGGTGGGCTTCTCCACCGCACCCGGCACGAGCTGCGCCATCGGGGTGCGCTTCGGCAGACCCGTCGAGGTGGTCCCCTGCACCGACACCTCGCTGGCCGCCGAGGCGGCCCGCCACCCGTCGTCGGCAACGGTCTGCCAGCCGTTGGTCTGCTGCTGAGGCCTGCGGGTGGGCAAACTCTCCGCGATCGTGGGGCGGTTGCCCCCGTTCACGGTCGACCCGTTCTCCCGCGGCGTCCCTCCGGTTGTCGGAGTTTCTGCCATCGGTGCGTTACCTGTCGTCCCGGGTGGTGTCTTCTGGACGGCCCGACCGGTGGCGTCGACAGCGGCGAACTGCTGCGTCGGTGCACCGTTGGCCGCCGCCTGCTGCGCGGCGGTCGCCGCTCGCTGTGCGGCGGCTGCCGCCTGCGGTGCGGCGGTCGCCGCCTGCTGCGGGGCGTTGGCCGACTGCGGCGCGGCGTTGGCCGCCTCTTCGGGCCCGGGCCGCCGGGTGCGGAACCAGGCCGACTCGAGCTCCCGGAAGATCGGCAGCTCCATCGTCTCGTCCGCGTACCGCTGCTTCTGGGCCTGCTGCGGCGGCGTCGGCCGGCTCTGCGCCTGCGGCGCGGCCGGGGTCGGCGCGGGGGCCGGCATCGGCGCGGCGGACGGCTGGCCCTCCGCACCGGGCCGCTGCACCCGCGGCAACTCGGTCGTCATGTCCAGGGCCGCGGCGAGGCGCTCGGGCACCGGCGGCGTCGCCGTGTCCCGGTCGGCGCCGGCGACCGGCGGCCAGGCCGGCGGCGCGGCGGCACTCGACGCCGGCCGGGACTGCGCCGGGTTTACCGGCTCCGCGTACGGCTGACCGGCGGGCGGCGCCGAGTACGGCTGACCCGCCGGCGGCGCCGAGTACGGCTGACCCGCCGGCGGCGCCGAGTACGGCGTCCCCGAGTACGGCGTCCCGGAGACGGGCGGCGCCGAGTAGGGCTGCGCCGAGACCGGCGGGCCGGCGTACGGCGAGGCCGAAGTCGGCGGTCCGGCGTACGGCGAGGCCGAAGTCGGCGGTCCGGCGTACGGCGAGGCTGAGGTCGGCGCGCCGTACGGGGAGGCCGACGTCGGCGGGCCAGCGTACGGGGCGGCCGACGTCGGCGCGCCGTACGGCGACGCGGACACGGGCGGGCCGGAGAACGGCTGCGCGGAGATCGGCGAGCCCGAGACCGGGCCGCCCGAGACCGGCGGCGAGTACGGGCCCGCCTCCGGGCTGCTCGGCAGCTGCCGCGGAATCGCCGGCTGCTGGCCGGTGCCCGGGTCGGCGTCGCCGGCCCGCCGCTGCGGCAGCGGGTCGGTCGACTGGCCGTTGGTGCGCGGGGCGAACGGACCAGCGCCGTTGGCTGCCGCGCTGGCGCCGGTCAGGTCCGACCAGGCCGGCATGCCTCGCACGGCACCGGCGGACGCCGGGGTGCCCGCGCCGTTGCGCGACGCCGGGTCGAACGGTCGGCCGCCCAGGGTCACCTGGTTACCGGACTCGCTCTGGCGGGCGCCGAGCGCGGGCAGCGCGCCGAAGGCCGGCGCGGGCCCGGTCGAGGGCGGGGCGCCGGCCCCGGCGGGCAGCGCCGGCGGCTGCTGCACCCGACCGGCGAGCGCCCGGGGCACGAGGACCGACGTGGGGAGCGTGACGTCCGCCACGGTCCCGCGATCGGCGCCGGGACGCAGCTCGACGCGGACGCCGTGCCGGGCGGCAAGGCGGGCCACCACGACCAGGCCCATCATCCGGGAAACGGCCAC from Micromonospora sp. WMMD812 harbors:
- a CDS encoding roadblock/LC7 domain-containing protein, which gives rise to MTTTQDLGWLLANFADRVPGVAHAVAVSADGLLLASSRDLPRDRADQLAAIASGLVSLTQGAARCFEGGAVLQTVVEMDNGFLFLMSISDGSSFAVLAARSSDVGQVGYEMALLVDRVGDALTPQPRAAAGMLG
- a CDS encoding nitrate- and nitrite sensing domain-containing protein, with product MSKRPMTAGSFLSRLRRPASRLRDMPIWSKLGLIMIVPTIATVVVGTSGLVSHLETLNNANRAGNLANLSGYAGDLIDTLQDERTTAVLLLSAQEVQTRAQYQEAYRRVNSRVDQSKAPYLQQRADLEDLPDSMETLLDKIDASLTDLPGFRSQVYNGKPRPTDATQSYEGLISDLLAIRDSSTQLAGDNDLSDRMRAAAAVAREKEFLSLRRVVVHRALAQKQLTPALRTEYIASGTGQDQAVQSFKAVANDEEARFHDQTVAGGDRREAETYIGWMNGNTSGSMANAPFGPDQWDSAMVANAKLIRTVESKLDRDVVRQADDLRSGVQTQVFLETGLLLSMLLLAILFAYLVARSMARSLRDLRQGALSVAQYGLPQAVARLRDPQVTGQLSPAQLANQIAEPLPVRSKDEFGQVTEAFNAVHLEAVRTAAEQAALRASVATMFVNLARRSQILVDRLIGHLDRLERGEEDPDRLAELFQLDHLATRMRRNDENLLVLAGADSTRVQREPAALIDVLRAAQSEVEHYTRIEFGIIDRDIEIAAHAVNDLVHLVAELFDNATAFSPPDSQVMVEARRVGDRASLYVEDRGIGISVDQLHELNERLATPPQVDVAVSRMMGLVVVARLAARHGVRVELRPGADRGTVADVTLPTSVLVPRALAGRVQQPPALPAGAGAPPSTGPAPAFGALPALGARQSESGNQVTLGGRPFDPASRNGAGTPASAGAVRGMPAWSDLTGASAAANGAGPFAPRTNGQSTDPLPQRRAGDADPGTGQQPAIPRQLPSSPEAGPYSPPVSGGPVSGSPISAQPFSGPPVSASPYGAPTSAAPYAGPPTSASPYGAPTSASPYAGPPTSASPYAGPPTSASPYAGPPVSAQPYSAPPVSGTPYSGTPYSAPPAGQPYSAPPAGQPYSAPPAGQPYAEPVNPAQSRPASSAAAPPAWPPVAGADRDTATPPVPERLAAALDMTTELPRVQRPGAEGQPSAAPMPAPAPTPAAPQAQSRPTPPQQAQKQRYADETMELPIFRELESAWFRTRRPGPEEAANAAPQSANAPQQAATAAPQAAAAAQRAATAAQQAAANGAPTQQFAAVDATGRAVQKTPPGTTGNAPMAETPTTGGTPRENGSTVNGGNRPTIAESLPTRRPQQQTNGWQTVADDGWRAASAASEVSVQGTTSTGLPKRTPMAQLVPGAVEKPTASVQRRTPEGVRGLLSAYHRGVQRGRTNPSESNPTSPEATPGGKQSSQSDSGPVAGSGQKEQEG
- a CDS encoding ATP/GTP-binding protein; translation: MSHRPPNPSGRVTSAKIVIAGGFGVGKTTLVGSVSEITPLTTEAIMTSAGVGVDDTRQVPGKATTTVAMDFGRITIDRDLILYLFGTPGQTRFWFMWDELVRGAIGAVVLVDTRRLADCFAAIDFFEHRRLPYLVAINCFDGMQYHDPQDVRDALAISSDVPVVACDARNRESTKHVLISLVEYVLTMRRSRAVAPA
- a CDS encoding DUF742 domain-containing protein produces the protein MADRDEPTGALVRPYAVTRGRTRPRLDIALEALVETTVRGRAAANGNGGQGREHQYIAALCDGRVQSLAEIAARMQLPLGVARVLIADMATDGLVAVHEPTILDDSNDAVGTELLERVLSGLRRL